A genomic segment from Labrus bergylta chromosome 3, fLabBer1.1, whole genome shotgun sequence encodes:
- the LOC136178483 gene encoding zinc finger protein 85-like → MLVHTGEKAFSCSVCSKSFTHRQSLTRHMLVHTGEKAFSCSVCSKSFTQRGTLTTHMLVHTGEKAFSCSVCSKSFTLRQSLTTHMLVHTGEKAFSCSVCSKSFTQRQHLTTHMLVHTGEKPFSCSGCSKRFNRKKSLTRHMLVHTGEKPLSCSECSKRFNRKESLTTHMLVHTGQKAFSCSVCSKSFTQRQHLTTHMLLHTGEKAFSCSVCSKSFNQRQHLTTHMLLHTGEKAFSCSVCSKSFTLRQSLTQHMLVHTGQKAFSCSVCSKSFTRRGNLTQHMLVHTGEKAFSCSVCSKSFTLRGSLTKHMSVHTGEKPFSCSECGKRFNRKEILTRHMLVHAGEKC, encoded by the coding sequence atgttagttcatacaggagagaaagccttcagctgctctgtttgcagtaaaagctttacccatagacaaagtctgaccagacacatgttagttcatacaggagagaaagccttcagctgctctgtttgcagtaaaagctttacccaaagaggaactctgaccacacacatgttagttcatacaggagagaaagccttcagctgctctgtttgcagtaaaagctttacccttagacaaagtctgaccacacacatgttagttcatacaggagagaaagccttcagctgctctgtttgcagtaaaagttttacccaaagacaacatctgaccacacacatgttagttcatacaggagagaaacccttcagctgctctgggtgtagtaaaaggtttaaccggaAAAAGtctctgaccagacacatgttagttcatacaggagagaaacccttgagctgctctgagtgtagtaaaaggtttaaccggaaagagtctctgaccacacacatgttagttcatacaggacagaaagctttcagctgctctgtttgcagtaaaagctttacccaaagacaacatctgaccacacacatgttacttcatacaggagagaaagctttcagctgctctgtttgcagtaaaagctttaaccaaagacaacatctaaccacacacatgttacttcatacaggagagaaagccttcagctgctctgtttgcagtaaaagctttacccttagacaaagtctgacccaacacatgttagttcatacaggacaaaaagccttcagctgctctgtttgcagtaaaagctttacccgaagaggaaatctgacccaacacatgttagttcatacaggagagaaagccttcagctgctctgtttgcagtaaaagctttaccctaagaggaagtctgacaaaacacatgtcagttcatacaggagagaaacccttcagctgctctgagtgtggtaaaaggtttaaccggaaagaaattctgaccagacacatgttagttcatgcaggagagaaatgctaa